A region from the Cryptosporangium arvum DSM 44712 genome encodes:
- the nirB gene encoding nitrite reductase large subunit NirB produces the protein MVGQRMVEALTDRDTKAEWRVTVLGEETHPAYDRVALSRYLTDPAAVLGLVSEDWYDGARRTCHLGDPAVSIDRSAHTVRTAAGRELTYDALVLATGSKAFVPPVPGAELAGCHVYRTLDDLDRIRAEATAARAAVVVGGGLLGLEAAGGLRDLGVPVHVVEFAPHLMPQQVDAGGGEALRRLVEQLGVQVHAGVGTASLRSDENGRVTAATLTDGTVLDAQLVVFAAGIRARDELARSVGLDVGTRGGVLVDRSCRTEDPAIWAVGECAAVEGSVYGLVAPGYAMAEVVADRLLGGSGELAEPDMSTKLKLLGVEVASFGATQGPLDVVFSDPVAGIYKKLVISDDARTLLGGVLVGDASVYAGLRPLIGRTLPATPETLLFGEVSVSDDAQVCSCNAVTKKDVVTAITEQGATDVPAIKACTRAGTSCGSCIPMLKSLLDECGVHVSKALCEHFAYSRAELFELVRTSGLRTFSGLIAAHGTGRGCDLCKPAVASILASLGNGYILEGEQAALQDTNDHALANMQRNGTYSVVPRIPGGEITPEKLIVIGEVARDFNLYTKITGGQRIDLFGARLDQLPQIWKRLIDAGFESGQAYGKALRTVKSCVGETWCRYGVQDSVGLAIDLELRYRGLRAPHKIKMAVSGCARECAEARSKDIGVIATENGWNLYVAGNGGFRPRHADLFASDLDTETLLTYVDRILMFYIRTGERLQRTAAWLESLDGGLDYLRSVVCDDVLGIGADLDASMAAHVANYSDEWADTLADPERLARFVPFINAPGVTDSSIEIVYERGQPRPARPGELPLEVLPR, from the coding sequence ATGGTCGGCCAGCGCATGGTCGAAGCCCTCACCGACCGCGACACCAAGGCCGAGTGGCGGGTCACCGTGCTCGGCGAGGAGACGCACCCGGCCTACGACCGGGTCGCGCTCTCCCGCTACCTCACCGACCCCGCCGCCGTGCTCGGCCTCGTCTCCGAGGACTGGTACGACGGCGCGCGACGCACCTGTCACCTCGGCGACCCGGCCGTGTCGATCGACCGGTCCGCGCACACCGTCCGCACCGCGGCCGGGCGGGAGCTGACCTACGACGCCCTGGTCCTGGCGACCGGCTCGAAGGCGTTCGTCCCCCCGGTGCCCGGCGCCGAGCTGGCCGGCTGCCACGTCTACCGCACGCTCGACGACCTCGACCGGATCCGGGCCGAAGCCACCGCGGCGCGCGCGGCGGTCGTCGTCGGTGGCGGTCTGCTCGGTCTGGAGGCCGCCGGCGGCCTGCGTGACCTCGGGGTGCCGGTGCACGTGGTGGAGTTCGCGCCGCACCTGATGCCGCAGCAGGTCGACGCCGGTGGCGGGGAGGCGCTCCGCCGCCTGGTCGAACAGCTCGGCGTTCAGGTGCACGCCGGCGTCGGCACCGCGTCGCTCCGGTCCGACGAGAACGGGCGGGTCACCGCGGCCACGCTCACCGACGGCACCGTGCTGGACGCGCAACTGGTCGTGTTCGCGGCCGGTATCCGGGCCCGGGACGAGCTGGCTCGTTCGGTCGGCCTGGACGTCGGCACCCGGGGCGGCGTGCTCGTCGACCGGTCCTGCCGCACCGAGGACCCGGCGATCTGGGCGGTCGGCGAGTGCGCGGCCGTGGAAGGCTCGGTCTACGGACTGGTCGCGCCGGGGTACGCGATGGCCGAGGTCGTCGCGGATCGGCTGCTCGGTGGCTCCGGCGAGCTGGCGGAGCCGGACATGTCGACGAAGCTCAAGTTGCTCGGCGTCGAGGTGGCCTCGTTCGGGGCCACCCAGGGGCCGCTGGACGTGGTGTTCTCCGACCCGGTCGCCGGCATCTACAAGAAGCTCGTGATCTCCGACGACGCCAGGACGCTGCTCGGCGGCGTCCTGGTCGGCGACGCGTCGGTCTACGCGGGGCTGCGTCCACTGATCGGCCGCACGTTGCCGGCGACGCCGGAGACGCTGCTGTTCGGCGAGGTCTCGGTCTCCGACGACGCCCAGGTCTGCTCCTGCAACGCGGTGACGAAGAAGGACGTCGTCACCGCGATCACCGAGCAGGGAGCGACCGACGTTCCGGCGATCAAGGCGTGCACCCGCGCCGGCACCAGCTGCGGTTCGTGCATCCCGATGCTCAAGTCGCTGCTCGACGAGTGCGGTGTGCACGTGTCGAAGGCGCTCTGCGAGCACTTCGCGTACTCGCGCGCGGAGCTGTTCGAGCTGGTGCGTACCTCCGGCCTCCGGACGTTCTCCGGCCTGATCGCCGCGCACGGCACCGGGCGCGGCTGCGACCTCTGCAAGCCCGCCGTGGCCTCGATCCTGGCCAGCCTCGGCAACGGCTACATCCTGGAGGGTGAGCAGGCCGCGCTGCAGGACACCAACGACCACGCGCTGGCCAACATGCAGCGCAACGGCACGTACTCGGTCGTACCACGCATCCCCGGCGGCGAGATCACCCCGGAGAAGCTGATCGTCATCGGCGAGGTCGCCCGCGACTTCAACCTCTACACGAAGATCACCGGAGGCCAGCGCATCGACCTGTTCGGTGCCCGCCTCGACCAGCTGCCGCAGATCTGGAAGCGGCTGATCGACGCCGGCTTCGAGTCGGGCCAGGCGTACGGCAAGGCGCTGCGCACGGTGAAGTCGTGCGTCGGCGAGACCTGGTGCCGGTACGGCGTCCAGGACTCGGTGGGCCTCGCGATCGACCTGGAGCTGCGCTACCGCGGGCTGCGGGCACCGCACAAGATCAAGATGGCGGTGTCCGGCTGCGCCCGCGAGTGCGCCGAGGCACGCAGCAAGGACATCGGGGTGATCGCCACCGAGAACGGCTGGAACCTCTACGTCGCCGGAAACGGGGGATTCCGCCCCCGGCACGCGGACCTGTTCGCCAGTGATCTCGACACCGAAACACTTCTGACATACGTCGACCGGATTCTGATGTTCTACATCCGGACCGGAGAGCGCCTCCAGCGCACCGCGGCCTGGTTGGAGAGCCTGGACGGCGGGCTGGACTACCTCCGGTCGGTCGTCTGCGACGATGTGCTCGGCATCGGCGCCGATCTGGACGCCTCGATGGCGGCCCACGTCGCGAACTACTCCGACGAGTGGGCCGACACGCTCGCCGACCCGGAGCGTCTGGCCCGGTTCGTTCCCTTCATCAACGCCCCCGGTGTGACCGATTCGAGCATCGAGATCGTGTACGAGCGCGGCCAGCCCCGGCCCGCCCGTCCCGGCGAGCTGCCCCTGGAGGTACTGCCCCGATGA
- the nirD gene encoding nitrite reductase small subunit NirD, producing MTASLIAVDWQVACRVSDLLPERGACALFDGAQIALFRLWDDQVYAVGNRDPYTGAHVMARGLVGTRAGRRTVASPLHKQVYDLVTGECLSDPAVPALPTWPVRVRDGVVEVELQRG from the coding sequence ATGACTGCTTCCCTGATCGCCGTCGACTGGCAGGTGGCCTGCCGTGTTTCGGACCTTCTCCCGGAGCGGGGAGCGTGCGCGCTGTTCGACGGCGCCCAGATCGCGCTCTTCCGGCTATGGGACGATCAGGTCTATGCGGTTGGAAATCGGGACCCGTACACCGGGGCGCACGTGATGGCCCGGGGCCTGGTCGGCACCCGTGCGGGTCGTCGCACGGTGGCGTCCCCGCTGCACAAACAGGTGTACGACCTGGTGACCGGGGAGTGCCTCTCCGACCCGGCCGTGCCCGCCCTGCCCACCTGGCCGGTCCGGGTCCGCGACGGAGTCGTCGAGGTCGAGCTGCAACGTGGGTGA
- a CDS encoding uroporphyrinogen-III synthase, whose translation MGELDGFTVAVTAERRKDELAALLERRGARVVMAPALRIIPLPDDEMLLSTTRGLIENPPDIVVATTGIGFRGWLEATEGWGLADSLLAVLASSTVLARGPKARGAIRAAGLTEQWHAASETSAEVLSYLLEAGVSGKRVAIQLHGEPLRDVAAALTAAGADVVEVEVYRWVPPEDVAPLRRLVESVCAGAVDAVTFTSAAASANFLATADSCDRGPAVVKAFSTSVVAACVGPVTASVLVRRGIPVVSPERYRLGALVRSVSVELPARCPTFRVRDHEVQVRGFAVIVDGVAVAAPPASMAVLRALASRPGRVFSRAELREVLPAGDAGDHAVEMAITRLRAALGEADLVETVIKRGYRLRTEAVLTTVG comes from the coding sequence GTGGGTGAACTCGACGGCTTCACCGTCGCGGTGACGGCGGAGCGGCGTAAGGACGAGCTCGCCGCTCTGCTCGAACGTCGGGGTGCCCGGGTCGTGATGGCTCCGGCGCTGCGGATCATCCCGCTCCCCGACGACGAGATGCTGCTCTCGACCACGCGTGGGCTGATCGAGAACCCACCCGACATCGTGGTGGCCACCACCGGGATCGGGTTCCGGGGCTGGCTGGAGGCCACCGAGGGATGGGGCCTGGCCGATTCGCTCCTCGCCGTGCTGGCTTCGTCGACGGTGTTGGCGCGCGGCCCGAAGGCGCGGGGGGCGATCCGGGCGGCCGGGTTGACCGAACAGTGGCACGCGGCGTCCGAAACCAGCGCCGAGGTGCTGTCGTACCTGCTGGAGGCCGGCGTCTCCGGTAAGCGGGTGGCGATCCAGCTGCACGGGGAGCCGCTGCGTGACGTGGCCGCGGCGCTCACGGCGGCCGGCGCCGACGTCGTCGAGGTCGAGGTGTACCGGTGGGTGCCCCCCGAGGACGTCGCACCGCTGCGCCGGCTGGTCGAGAGCGTGTGCGCCGGAGCGGTCGACGCGGTGACGTTCACCAGCGCGGCCGCGTCGGCGAACTTCCTGGCGACGGCCGACTCGTGCGACCGCGGCCCGGCCGTGGTGAAAGCGTTCTCGACGTCGGTCGTCGCGGCGTGCGTCGGGCCGGTCACCGCGTCCGTGCTCGTGCGGCGCGGGATCCCGGTGGTCAGCCCGGAGCGGTACCGGCTCGGAGCGCTGGTGCGGTCGGTGTCGGTGGAGCTCCCGGCCCGGTGCCCGACGTTCCGGGTGCGTGACCACGAGGTGCAGGTACGGGGGTTCGCCGTGATCGTCGACGGGGTCGCGGTGGCGGCACCGCCGGCGTCGATGGCGGTGCTGCGCGCGCTGGCGTCCCGGCCCGGGCGGGTGTTCAGCCGGGCCGAGCTGCGTGAGGTGTTGCCGGCGGGGGACGCCGGGGACCACGCGGTCGAGATGGCGATCACGCGGCTGCGTGCGGCGCTCGGCGAGGCCGACCTGGTCGAGACCGTCATCAAGCGCGGTTACCGGCTGCGCACGGAGGCCGTCCTGACCACCGTCGGATGA
- a CDS encoding SigE family RNA polymerase sigma factor — protein sequence MTTLALPTSARRPRRWWGWLTRATPARTIAAAGRTANGPFEAAWPADARAGDARSRGTEPDELAWPPRRTAAAPEANGSKLVELYHHRRLALVRLAVLLVDDLPTAEDVVQDAFAAAYRRHGAAFSGVENPDAYLNTAVVNAARSVLRRRRTFRAAPPRFELSPATDEGLLLAEEHSEVLAALRRLPRRQREVLVLRYWSDLSEAQIAETLDISRGTVKSTASRALAALEKLLEAGR from the coding sequence ATGACCACGCTGGCCCTCCCCACCTCGGCGCGCCGTCCGCGCCGCTGGTGGGGATGGCTCACCCGCGCGACCCCGGCCCGCACCATCGCGGCGGCGGGCCGGACCGCCAACGGGCCGTTCGAGGCGGCCTGGCCCGCCGACGCGCGTGCCGGTGACGCGCGGTCGCGGGGCACCGAGCCCGACGAGCTGGCCTGGCCGCCGCGGCGGACGGCCGCCGCCCCCGAGGCGAACGGTTCGAAGCTCGTCGAGCTGTACCACCACCGCCGGCTCGCGCTGGTCCGGCTGGCCGTGCTGCTCGTCGACGACCTGCCGACCGCCGAGGACGTCGTCCAGGACGCGTTCGCCGCCGCGTACCGCCGCCACGGCGCCGCGTTCTCCGGCGTCGAGAACCCCGACGCCTACCTGAACACCGCGGTGGTCAACGCGGCCCGCTCCGTGCTGCGGCGCCGCCGCACGTTCCGGGCGGCGCCGCCGCGCTTCGAACTCTCACCCGCCACCGACGAGGGCCTGCTGCTCGCCGAGGAGCACAGCGAGGTTCTCGCCGCCCTGCGTAGGCTCCCGCGGCGCCAGCGCGAGGTGCTCGTCCTGCGGTACTGGTCCGACCTGTCGGAGGCCCAGATCGCCGAGACGCTCGACATCTCGCGCGGCACCGTGAAATCGACCGCCAGCCGGGCCCTCGCGGCCCTCGAGAAGCTGCTGGAGGCCGGAAGATGA
- a CDS encoding GntR family transcriptional regulator: MTSDVTDGTAVDGARRRMLELITSGSLEPGQRLGSERELASDLGVSRTTLRQALGALEQSGVVRRVPGRGGGTFVSRAKIERDLSSVVGVPALLRAQGFTAGSRVISASILSADEVTAAALNLDAGGLVTEIVRIRLADGSPVSLEHARLPAERFPGLLELPLGGSVYELLDEHYGVRPVEALERIEAVSAGPTEASVLGVDAGAPLLSITRTANDGDGVPFEFSHDLFRADRTRILVRTPGAAGAAAEFP; this comes from the coding sequence GTGACCAGCGATGTCACCGACGGCACTGCGGTCGACGGCGCGCGCCGCCGGATGCTGGAGCTGATCACCTCGGGGTCGCTCGAGCCGGGCCAGCGCCTCGGTTCCGAGCGCGAACTGGCCAGCGACCTGGGGGTCAGCCGCACGACGCTGCGGCAGGCCCTCGGGGCGCTCGAACAGTCCGGGGTGGTGCGCCGGGTACCGGGCCGGGGCGGCGGCACGTTCGTGAGCCGGGCGAAGATCGAGCGTGACCTGTCGAGCGTCGTCGGCGTGCCTGCGCTGCTGCGGGCGCAGGGATTCACCGCCGGGTCGCGGGTGATCAGCGCGAGCATCCTGAGCGCGGACGAGGTCACCGCGGCGGCGCTGAACCTCGACGCGGGAGGCCTCGTCACCGAGATCGTCCGGATCCGGCTGGCCGACGGGTCGCCGGTCTCGCTGGAGCACGCCCGCTTACCGGCCGAACGTTTTCCCGGGTTGCTCGAGCTACCGCTCGGCGGGTCGGTGTACGAACTGCTCGACGAGCACTACGGGGTCCGGCCGGTCGAGGCGCTGGAACGGATCGAGGCGGTGTCGGCCGGGCCGACCGAGGCGTCGGTGCTCGGCGTCGACGCCGGCGCGCCGCTGCTGTCGATCACCCGCACCGCGAACGACGGCGACGGTGTGCCGTTCGAGTTCTCGCACGACCTGTTCCGCGCCGACCGCACCCGCATCCTCGTCCGCACCCCGGGCGCGGCCGGCGCCGCCGCCGAGTTCCCCTAG
- the fabG gene encoding 3-oxoacyl-ACP reductase FabG, translating into MFSSLAGRSVIVTGGSRGIGKGIARVFADAGASVLIVGRDLDAARATADEIGANAFAADIATPDGCRRMAEAAIERHGGIDVLCANAGIFPDRKLADLTEADVDEVFGTNVKGTIFAVQACTSALAASGHGRVVLTSSITGPITGYPGWSHYGASKAAQLGFLRTAALELAPAKITVNAVLPGNVLTEGLVDLGQDYLRTMEASIPLGRLGAVEEIGNTCLFLATDEAAYITGQTIVVDGGQTLPESLDAIVTG; encoded by the coding sequence ATGTTCAGCTCATTGGCCGGGCGGTCCGTGATCGTCACGGGTGGTTCCCGCGGCATCGGTAAGGGCATCGCGCGGGTGTTCGCCGACGCCGGCGCGTCGGTCCTGATCGTCGGACGCGACCTCGACGCGGCCCGGGCCACCGCGGACGAGATCGGCGCCAACGCGTTCGCCGCCGACATCGCCACCCCGGACGGCTGCCGACGCATGGCCGAGGCCGCGATCGAACGGCACGGCGGCATCGACGTCCTCTGCGCGAACGCCGGGATCTTCCCCGACCGCAAACTCGCCGACCTCACCGAGGCCGACGTCGACGAGGTCTTCGGCACGAACGTGAAAGGCACGATCTTCGCCGTCCAGGCCTGCACGAGCGCGCTCGCCGCCTCCGGCCACGGCCGGGTGGTCCTGACGTCGTCGATCACCGGGCCGATCACCGGCTACCCCGGCTGGTCGCACTACGGCGCCAGCAAAGCCGCCCAGCTCGGCTTCCTGCGCACGGCCGCGCTCGAACTCGCCCCGGCCAAGATCACGGTCAACGCCGTGCTGCCCGGCAACGTGCTCACCGAAGGGCTCGTCGACCTCGGCCAGGACTACCTGCGCACGATGGAGGCGTCGATCCCGCTGGGCCGGCTCGGGGCGGTCGAGGAGATCGGCAACACGTGCCTGTTCCTGGCGACCGACGAGGCCGCCTACATCACCGGCCAGACGATCGTCGTCGACGGTGGACAGACGCTGCCGGAATCGCTCGACGCGATCGTCACCGGCTGA
- a CDS encoding phosphotransferase enzyme family protein → MIASSAAARYGLSPDTTIELLNVSENETYLVREPDAEPVVLRVHRLDYHPPGAIPSELAWLDALRTEAGVRTPRVIPALDGARVVTVPDPSGGPARECVLFEFLPGREPREDDLVADFEPLGALTARMHVHARSWTRPPGFVRFHWDADAAFGTAAGPGRWGAWRSAPGVGPAEEAVLARLEATLRERLRRFGTGPERYGLIHADLRLANLLVADGVSVIDFDDCGFGWYLYDLGAALSFVEHLPEIPEVIDAWLRGYRSVTPLPADDEAEIWTFVLFRRLLLTAWIGSHSTVDIAAQLGAGYTRGSCALAEQYLSTHT, encoded by the coding sequence ATGATCGCGTCGTCCGCCGCCGCGCGTTACGGCCTCTCCCCCGACACGACGATCGAGTTGCTCAACGTCTCCGAAAACGAGACGTACCTGGTCCGCGAGCCGGACGCCGAGCCGGTGGTGCTCCGGGTGCACCGGCTGGACTACCACCCGCCCGGCGCGATCCCGTCCGAACTGGCGTGGCTCGACGCGCTGCGCACCGAGGCGGGGGTCCGCACGCCGCGGGTGATTCCGGCGCTCGACGGCGCGCGGGTCGTGACCGTGCCCGACCCGTCCGGCGGCCCGGCGCGCGAGTGCGTGCTGTTCGAGTTCCTGCCGGGACGCGAACCACGCGAGGACGACCTGGTGGCCGACTTCGAGCCGCTCGGCGCGCTCACCGCGCGGATGCACGTGCACGCCCGGTCGTGGACGCGTCCGCCGGGGTTCGTCCGCTTTCACTGGGACGCCGACGCCGCGTTCGGCACGGCCGCCGGCCCGGGGCGCTGGGGTGCGTGGCGTTCCGCGCCCGGCGTCGGCCCGGCCGAGGAGGCGGTTCTCGCGCGCCTGGAAGCGACGCTGCGCGAGCGGCTGCGACGGTTCGGCACCGGACCGGAGCGGTACGGGCTCATCCACGCCGACCTGCGGCTGGCCAACCTGCTCGTCGCCGACGGCGTGAGCGTCATCGACTTCGACGACTGCGGGTTCGGCTGGTACCTGTACGACCTGGGCGCGGCGCTGAGTTTCGTCGAGCACCTCCCGGAGATCCCCGAGGTCATCGACGCCTGGCTGCGCGGCTACCGGTCGGTGACGCCGCTCCCGGCCGACGACGAAGCCGAGATCTGGACGTTCGTGCTGTTCCGCCGCCTCCTGCTCACCGCGTGGATCGGCTCGCACTCCACCGTGGACATCGCCGCCCAGCTCGGGGCCGGCTACACCCGGGGCAGCTGCGCCCTGGCCGAGCAGTACCTCTCGACTCACACCTGA
- a CDS encoding aminotransferase class III-fold pyridoxal phosphate-dependent enzyme: MLEASETYWNPGKTRFWTDEGVPLVIDRREGYHLHDVDGHTLIDVHLNGGTYNLGHRNPEVVAAVTKATERFDVGNHHFPSIARTALAEALVRTAPPGLTKVIYGSGGGEAIDIAIKSARHATKRRKIVSIVKAYHGHTGLAVGTGDDRFSRMFLADQPADFPHVEFNDLAAMADALRGDDVAAVIMETIPATYGFPMPAPGYLAAVKRLCEDHGTLYIADEVQTGLGRTGELWAITKHSVEPDILVTGKGLSGGLYPITAVLASDRAAAWLTEDGFGHISTFGGAELGCVAALTTLDLTLRASTRDNVAALSELFASGLGRIRDEFPDWLVGVRKDGLVMGLEFAHPEGAKYVMRRLYQGGVWAIFSTLDPRVLQYKPGLLVTAELAADILERTRTAVRLSRDDTR; the protein is encoded by the coding sequence ATGCTCGAAGCCTCGGAGACCTACTGGAACCCCGGCAAGACCCGATTCTGGACCGACGAGGGCGTCCCGCTGGTCATCGACCGGCGCGAGGGCTACCACCTGCACGACGTCGACGGCCACACCCTGATCGACGTCCACCTCAACGGCGGTACGTACAACCTCGGCCACCGCAACCCCGAGGTCGTCGCCGCCGTCACGAAAGCCACCGAACGGTTCGACGTCGGGAACCATCATTTCCCGTCGATCGCCCGCACCGCGCTGGCCGAAGCGCTGGTGCGCACGGCGCCTCCCGGCCTGACCAAGGTGATCTACGGCAGCGGCGGCGGCGAGGCGATCGACATCGCGATCAAGTCGGCCCGGCACGCCACCAAGCGGCGCAAGATCGTCTCGATCGTGAAGGCCTACCACGGGCACACCGGGCTCGCGGTCGGCACCGGCGACGACCGGTTCTCCCGGATGTTCCTCGCCGACCAGCCCGCCGACTTCCCGCACGTCGAGTTCAACGACCTGGCCGCGATGGCCGACGCACTGCGCGGCGACGACGTGGCCGCGGTGATCATGGAGACGATCCCGGCCACCTACGGCTTCCCGATGCCGGCGCCGGGCTACCTGGCCGCGGTCAAGCGGCTCTGCGAGGACCACGGCACGCTCTACATCGCCGACGAGGTGCAGACCGGACTCGGCCGCACCGGTGAGCTGTGGGCCATCACGAAACACTCGGTCGAACCCGACATCCTGGTCACCGGCAAGGGCCTGTCGGGCGGGCTGTACCCGATCACGGCGGTGCTCGCGAGCGACCGCGCCGCCGCCTGGCTCACCGAGGACGGCTTCGGCCACATCTCGACGTTCGGCGGCGCCGAACTCGGCTGCGTCGCCGCGCTCACCACGCTCGACCTGACGCTGCGGGCGTCGACCCGGGACAACGTGGCCGCGCTGTCGGAGCTGTTCGCGTCCGGGCTCGGCCGCATTCGGGACGAGTTCCCGGACTGGCTGGTCGGCGTCCGCAAGGACGGGCTGGTCATGGGGTTGGAGTTCGCGCACCCCGAGGGCGCGAAGTACGTCATGCGGCGGCTCTACCAGGGCGGCGTCTGGGCGATCTTCTCGACGCTCGACCCGCGTGTCCTGCAGTACAAACCGGGCCTGCTGGTCACCGCGGAGCTCGCGGCGGACATCCTGGAGCGGACCCGGACGGCCGTGCGGCTCTCCCGGGACGACACCCGATGA
- a CDS encoding APC family permease encodes MSTTKDVSAESEGLTPHEVHRLKPGTIGLWAVLFIALANAAPITAMTGNVPIAIGFGNGLGAPAGFFFATVILTIFAIGYVTMAKHITTTGAFYGFISHGLGKVWGMGAGLMATLAYIVFEASLIGILASFTKSTIETFGGPSISWLVYALIGIVIIAALGYFEISLSGKVLGVFLVAEVIILAALAISILVRGGGPSGLEAGAINPVNAFSAVASDPQAAITGSAAIGLFFAFWSWVGFETTAVYGEESKDPKKIVPRATMIAVIGLGLFYVFVSWMAIAGNGLDQAIAISRGSTGNAFDLFYGITDRFLAGWVKDVYLVLVVTGSFACALAFHNAASRYLYALGRDGVTSGLRRTLGSTHGKHGSPHIASLVQSVITVVITLGFFFLQKPTDAAPDVAYIHQYGLMAIMGTMALLIVQSICSIAVIWYFHVRKQHPETASWWRTFLAPLIGAVGMLYVVYLLFSNIDFAAGAAAGSPIFKATPYIVIGIGVLGALVALALKYRSPERYERIGATVMAESHER; translated from the coding sequence GTGAGTACGACGAAGGACGTCTCGGCCGAATCCGAGGGACTGACACCGCACGAGGTCCATCGCCTCAAGCCGGGCACGATCGGGTTGTGGGCGGTGCTGTTCATCGCGCTGGCCAACGCCGCTCCGATCACCGCGATGACCGGAAACGTACCGATCGCAATTGGTTTCGGAAACGGCCTCGGCGCACCGGCCGGGTTCTTCTTCGCCACCGTGATCCTGACGATCTTCGCGATCGGCTACGTCACGATGGCCAAGCACATCACGACCACCGGTGCGTTCTACGGCTTCATCTCGCACGGGCTCGGCAAGGTGTGGGGAATGGGCGCCGGCCTGATGGCGACGCTTGCCTACATCGTGTTCGAGGCGTCACTGATCGGCATCCTGGCGTCCTTCACCAAGAGCACGATCGAGACGTTCGGCGGTCCGTCGATCAGCTGGCTCGTGTACGCGCTGATCGGCATCGTGATCATCGCCGCGCTCGGCTACTTCGAGATCTCGCTCTCCGGCAAGGTGCTCGGCGTCTTCCTGGTCGCCGAGGTGATCATCCTGGCGGCGCTGGCGATCTCGATCCTGGTGCGTGGTGGCGGCCCGAGCGGCCTGGAGGCCGGCGCGATCAACCCGGTCAACGCGTTCTCCGCGGTGGCCAGCGACCCGCAGGCCGCGATCACCGGCAGTGCCGCGATCGGCCTGTTCTTCGCGTTCTGGTCCTGGGTGGGCTTCGAGACCACCGCGGTCTACGGCGAGGAGTCGAAGGACCCGAAGAAGATCGTCCCGCGGGCGACGATGATCGCGGTGATCGGGCTCGGCCTGTTCTACGTGTTCGTGTCCTGGATGGCGATCGCCGGCAACGGGCTCGACCAGGCGATCGCGATCTCCCGCGGCAGCACCGGCAACGCGTTCGACCTGTTCTACGGCATCACCGACCGGTTCCTGGCCGGCTGGGTGAAGGACGTGTACCTGGTTCTGGTGGTCACCGGTTCGTTCGCCTGCGCGCTGGCGTTCCACAACGCGGCCTCCCGGTACCTGTACGCGCTCGGCCGCGACGGCGTGACGAGCGGCCTGCGCCGGACGCTCGGTTCCACGCACGGCAAGCACGGTTCGCCGCACATCGCGTCGCTCGTGCAGAGCGTGATCACCGTCGTCATCACGCTGGGCTTCTTCTTCCTGCAGAAGCCCACCGACGCTGCTCCGGACGTCGCCTACATCCACCAGTACGGGCTGATGGCGATCATGGGCACGATGGCGCTGCTGATCGTGCAGTCGATCTGCTCGATCGCGGTGATCTGGTACTTCCACGTGCGCAAGCAGCACCCGGAGACCGCGAGCTGGTGGCGGACGTTCCTGGCGCCGCTGATCGGGGCGGTCGGCATGCTCTACGTCGTCTACCTGCTGTTCAGCAACATCGACTTCGCCGCCGGTGCGGCCGCGGGCAGTCCGATCTTCAAGGCGACGCCGTACATCGTGATCGGCATCGGCGTCCTCGGTGCGCTCGTCGCGCTGGCGCTGAAGTACCGCAGCCCGGAACGGTACGAGCGGATCGGCGCCACCGTGATGGCCGAATCGCACGAGCGGTAG